The Musa acuminata AAA Group cultivar baxijiao chromosome BXJ1-8, Cavendish_Baxijiao_AAA, whole genome shotgun sequence genomic sequence acggagatgcaaaactttggtggcaaacctgttgggaggagatccaacaaggttggtGTCGAGTGgatacatgggaggacttgaagcgggagttgagaactcagttcctattaGAGAACATAGAGTTCATCGCAAGAAGAAAGTTGTGATAACTtcgccaaagtacttccattcgagactatgtgaagcaatttttagcactaatgttggacatacaggacatgtccgaaaaGGATAAGTTATTCAGCTTTCTCGATGgtctgaagccatgggctcaacaagaactacatcaaaGGAATGCCACCGATGTGATCAGGGGAATTACTGCCACAAAAAGTcttaccgactttgtttcctctgaggacccaagaaaaaggaaacaatcttcaggaaatcgctctccaaaatattcttgagggaaggagctcgagggcgaataaaggaagaagagttcccataaagggccaagctcaaaaggcaaggctcCAAAACTTGATAGATGCTTCTTATGTGGAGGGCCATACATCATAAGAGAGTGCCCACAGAAATAGGCAcataatgctttaacagcttataTCCATCCCCCTAGATTGGACAAGGATAAGgatgtcgctcttagttcgagtagttcagaaTCCGGCAACGATGATGAGGAGTTGCAAGGACCCCAGATGGGAGCAATACATTTGTTGAACACTATGCagagtcaagtgggggagaacatgaaggctGGGCCATAAAAAGTAAGAAGTTgcgagctgatgtatgtagacattaagctcaatggccaaatgacccatgcaatggtggacacgggcgctacccataactttattgccgatcgagaagcaaagtgacttgggctgatcttgaagAAGAATCCAAGTCAAATGAAGGTGGTGAACTcaaaggccaagcgaatctctgggttagcaaagggagttcccatcaagatcggaacgtgAAGCGAGAGCATGAACATGATGGtggtgccattggatgacttccaagtgattcttggaatagagTTTATGCATGTGATGAAGTTGGTGTCaatgtcattcctaaactccctatgtatgatgggaggtgacgagccctgtgtggttcccatctctcggagaggaaccaaggacccccaatagatatcggcattacaactaaagaaaggggtacgaaaataTGAATTAATATTCGTGACTACTATGAAGCTTGAGCCACTTGACaagaaggccattcatgaacctactgTGGTGTCAAATGTCTTGAAGGAGTTCATAGATGTTATGTCACCCAAGTTGTCGAAGACTTTGCCACCATGCAGAAgcgtggatcatcatatcgagctaGAGCTAAGAGTGAAGTCTCcagtgagaccaccctaccgcatgccccctccagagttggtagagctcaaaaagcagttaggtgaactgataagcggtggtctcatccgtagttctaaagcactattcggagctccaattctcttccaaaagaaacaagatgggagcctccatcTATGtgtcgattatcgagccctcaataaagtgacagtgaagaacaagtatcccatcctgcaCATTGCGGACTTGAtcaaccaattgggcaaagccaaatatttctcaaaactcgacctccggttGGGGTACTAGCAAGTGCGCATTGTTGAAGGCGATGAAGTGAATACTACCTACGTGACCAGGtatagagcgtttgagttcttggtgatgccttttggcttaaccaacactCCGACTACATTCTACACTCTTATGAACTAACTATTCAAAGagtatcttaataagttcatggttgtctacttggacaatatcgtcgtctatagccaaatgctcgaggagcatgtcgagcaccttcggacaatttttaaggttctcagggagaacactttattcatgaaaagggagaagtgctactttactCAAATGGATATATTATTCTTGGGGTATCGAATCAgtgatggttccattcggatggacaaatcgaaggtgcaagctgttgcagaatggcaaactccaaagaaggtgccagagctgAGATCctaccttggtttcgtcaactactatcgatgctttATAGTAGGGTATCCGAAGCATGCAACTCTactaacggagttgctgaagaaggagcaaccttggaggtggtctgacaaatgtgaagctgcattccaagatctaaaggctacTACTGTGTTggtagaaccggtgctcaaattattggattatggggagcccttcgaagtctatATAGATACTTCATActttgctattgggggagtactcatataggagggTCATCTAGTGGCCTACGAGAGTTGTAAGCTCAATGAGACTGAGCAGCGATAtccggtgcatgagaaggagatgacagcggtggtccattgtctacgagtttggcggcactaccttcttggatcgtgaTTTATACTGAGGATAGACAAGATTGctttgagttatttccaaactcggaATAAACTCTCTCTAAAGAAAgcatgatggcaggacttcctgactgagtttgatatggcaatggagtacaagcttgAAAAAGCAAATGTCGTGGTGTTAGGATccgtttatttttccttttattttttgtgctttctttttattttctgcgtatttattaagtctgtttagtttagctaaagtcagaactctataaatagggatgtaactgcttcttttcgatcatctacaaaaaatactatttttatcttttgacaaaccctaggaggccgatcccctcgaagcgatcaaggagggcccatcccctcgaagcgatcaaggaggccgatcccctcgaagtgatcatcccctttctcttcttcttttttacgattttctcttcttttttatgataagactttagggtcttatcacgtgGCTGATGCATTGAGCCAAAAAGTAGAGCGAGTGAATGCTATActattggagggcagaggccaagcaagtcagttgtactccaacttcctttccaagatcaaggatggactgtataatgatccccaagcagtaaccctgatgtagctcatcaaagaaggtaaggtacgatgattttgggtctaggagTAACTTGTTTACATAAAAGGGAATATGGTTTATATCTGTCGAGTGGATAATTTAAGGCATcagctcttaagagagtgtcatgattccctttgggctggacatccaggtattcatagaaccttggctctcatggagagggccttctactggccaaagatggggactgatattgaggaatatgttcgaatatgcatcacttgccaacaagacaaggtggagcaacggaagccaatgggacttttggagtcgttgcctgTACcaaaaaggtcgtgggagagcatttccttagactttatATCAAGTTTGTCGACAgttgggggactcggatcgatactcgtgataGTCGAttaattttcaaagtatgcaactttcattattgcacccctacactgttcagttgAGAAGGTGGCCAAGCTAATGATGAAGAATATGGTGAAGTATTGGAGAgttccgcacaatatcattagtgatcgagatactcggttcctgggatgattctggaccgagctattcaaattattggggtctaagttatacttcttcacaagcctccacccctagacgaatagccaaactgaaaggataaactcgctccttgagcaataccttcggcactatgtgagtgccaatcaacgagattgggtgaagctgttggacatagcccaattctcctacaacttgcaacgaAGCTCTGTATTCAATAAGAGCCCCTTCGATATCATTACAGGACAATAac encodes the following:
- the LOC135680304 gene encoding uncharacterized mitochondrial protein AtMg00860-like translates to MKLEPLDKKAIHEPTVVSNVLKEFIDVMSPKLSKTLPPCRSVDHHIELELRVKSPVRPPYRMPPPELVELKKQLEYLNKFMVVYLDNIVVYSQMLEEHVEHLRTIFKVLRENTLFMKREKCYFTQMDILFLGYRISDGSIRMDKSKVQAVAEWQTPKKVPELRSYLGFVNYYRCFIVGYPKHATLLTELLKKEQPWRWSDKCEAAFQDLKATTVLVEPVLKLLDYGEPFEVYIDTSYFAIGGVLI